AACGGCAACGCCACCCAGAACTTCTGGCGCTCCGCCGAGAACCTGCGGCTGCGCCCGGTCAGCGGCACCGACCGCTGGGCGGTCTCCCAGGCGGCGCCGTTCCGCCGGATGCACGTCGAGGGCGGCCTCAACCTGTCGCCGGACGGCTACGGCTGGGCCAGCGGCGGGTACATCGCGGACAGCCGGATCGACGGCACCGTGGGCAACTACTCGCAGCAGCAGTGGTACACCCGGGACAGCTCGATCGGCGGCTTCAGCAACGCCGTCTGGAACCAGGTGTTCTCCGGTGTGCGGGGCGCGCCCGCGCAGAGCTTCCCCGACCCGCCGTACACCACCCTGGACAGCACCCCGGTCTCCCGCGAGAAGCCGTTCCTGTACCTCGACGGCGCGGACTACAAGGTGTTCGTGCCGGCCAAGCGCACCAACGCCCGCGGCACCTCCTGGGAGAACGGCGGCACCCCGGGCGGCTCGATCCCGCTCGACCGGTTCTACGTGGTCAAGCCGGGCGCGACCGCGGCGACCATCAACGCCGCGCTGGCGCAGGGCCTCAACCTGCTCTTCACCCCCGGCGTCCACCACGTCGACCGGACGATCACCGTGAACCGCCCGGACACCGTGGTGCTCGGCCTCGGCCTCGCCACGATCGTCCCGGACAACGGCGTGACCGCGATGAAGGTCGGCGACGTGGACGGCGTCCGGCTGGCGGGCCTGCTGTTCGACGCCGGCCCGGTGAACTCCCCGGTGCTGCTGCAGGTCGGCCCGGACAACGCCACCGCCGACCACTCCGCCGACCCGACCAGCGTCCAGGACGTCTTCGTCCGGGTCGGCGGGGCGGGCGCCGGCAAGGCCACCACCGGCATGGTGGTCAACAGCGACGACACCATCGTCGACCACACCTGGATCTGGCGCGCCGACCACGGCGAGGGCGTCGGCTGGGAGACCAACCGGTCCGACTACGGCCTGATCGTCCGCGGCGACGACGTCCTCGCCACCGGCCTGTTCGTCGAGCACTTCAACAAGTACGACGTGCAGTGGTCCGGCGAGCGCGGCAAGACGATCTTCTTCCAGAACGAGAAGGCGTACGACGCGCCCAGCCAGGCCGCCATCCAGAACGGCGCGGTCCGGGGCTACGCCGCGTACAAGGTGGACGACGCGGTCACCACCCACGAGGCGTGGGGCCTGGGCAGCTACTGCTACTACAACGTGGACCCGACCATCCGGCAGGACCACGGCTTCCAGGCGCCGGTCAAGCCCGGGGTGAGGTTCCACGACCTGCTGGTGAACTCTCTCGGCGGGAACGGCCAGTTCAACCACGTGATCAACAACGTCGGCGCGCCCACCTCGGGCACCTCGACCACCCCGTCCACCGTGGTCTCCTTCCCCTAGGGATCCCACAGGACGGTGAGCCGGGCCCCCGCCGGTCGGGGGCCCGGCCCCGGTCGCCTACGATCATCGGGTGCCCAGCCTGACCGGACTCCCGCTGCAGATCATCGCCGCCCTCGTCGCGGTGGCCGCCTTCGTCGCCACGATGAAGTACTGGCCCCGGCTCGGCGGCCAGGGAGTCAAGCCCCTGCTCGCCCGGCTCGGCGCGTTCTTCGGCACCCAGCTCGCCGTGCTCGCGGCGCTCGGCCTGGTGGCCAACTCCTACTTCGGGTTCTACTCCACCTGGAGCGACCTGCTCGGCCTCGACGGCACCCCCGGCACGGTGGTCGACCACCAGCCCGGCGGCCAGGCGGTCCAGCTCAAGGAGCAGCACGCGCTGTACGGCGGCAGCAAGGCCGAGCAGCGCTCCGGCATGCTCCAGCAGGTGGAGATCAGCGGCGCCCGCTCCCGGATGACCGGCCAGGCGTACGTCTACCTGCCGCCGCAGTACTTCCAGGCCGGCTACGACGGCAGCCGCTTCCCGATGGCGCTGGTGCTCTCCGGCTACCCGGGCTCCGCCGAGAAGCTGATCTCGCTGCTGAAGTACCCGGCCTCGGCGCTGGCCGCCATCGAGGCGAAGAAGCTGCCGCCGACCGTGCTGGTGATGATGCAGCCCACGCTGTCCGGCAACCGGGACACCGAGTGCATGGACATCCCGGACGGCCCCCAGGTGGAGACCTTCTTCACCGAGGACCTGCCGCAGGCGATGGCGAGCACCTACCGGATCACCGACCAGCCCTCCGCACGGGCCGCCATCGGCAACTCCACCGGCGGCTACTGCGCGCTGAAGTTCGCGCTCCGCAAGCCGGAGTCCTACCCGGCGGCGGCCTCGCTCTCCGGCTACTACACCGCGCCGCTCGACCCCACCACCGGCGACCTGTTCGGCGGCAGCCAGGACCTCAAGCAGGAGAACGACCTGCTGTGGCGGATGGAGAACAAGCCGGGCGCCCCGGTCTCGCTGCTGCTCGCCACCAGCTACAACGAGCAGAACTACGAGGCCACCCAGCAGCTGGTGGGCGCCTTCCGCGCCCCGACCCAGCTGTCCACCATCACCCTGGACACCGGGGGCCACAACTTCCACACCTGGACCCGGGAGATCCCGCCCGCCCTGGAGTGGATGGGCAAGCGCCTGACGCCGCCGCAGCCCGCCCCCGCCGCGTAACCCGCCCACCGGGGCACGTGAGGCCCACGGGGCCCGCGGGGCCCGGATCGGGGCTCGGGCCGGACGTCCCGGAGAGATCACACCGCGCTCACAGCCGCGCTTCATGACTCTCTCAGCCGGGCGCCGGAGCGTATCCCCCATGACCACGACCAGTTCCACCCCCGAGACCGGTGAGCCCTGGCCCGAGGCGGCGGACTACCCGCCGCCGACCCCGCCGGCCGCCCCGGCCGCGCAGGCCGCGGTCGACCCGCTGTTCCCGCCCGCACCGCTCCCGGAACCCGGCCCCAAGGGCCCCGGCTCCTGGACCGGCCGGCTGCGCACCCTCCCGGCCCGCGCCTGGCGCGGCCGTCCGGACGACCCGCGCTGGGCCAGACCCGCCCTGCTGGGCCTGCTGGCCGCGACCGCCCTCCTCTACTTCTGGAACGTGACCGCCTCGGGCTGGGCCAACTCCTTCTACTCGGCCGCCGTCCAGGCGGGCAGCCAGAGCTGGAAGGCGTTCTTCTACGGCTCCTCGGACGCCGCGAACTTCATCACCGTCGACAAGCCGCCGCTGTCGCTGTGGCCGATGGCCCTGTTCGCGCGGGTCTTCGGCATGAACTCCTTCAGCGTGCTCGCCCCGCAGGTGCTGATGGGCGTGGCGACCGTCGGCACGGTGTACGCCGCCGTCCGCCGCCGCTTCTCGCCGCTCGGCGGCCTGGTGGCCGGCGCGGCACTGGCGCTGACCCCGGTGGCGGCGCTGATGTTCCGCTTCAACAACCCGGACGCACTGCTGGTGCTGCTGCTCACCCTGGCCGCGTACGGGCTGGTGCGGGCGACCGAGACGGCGAGCACCCGGTGGCTGCTGTTCACCGGGGTGATGTTCGGCCTCGGGTTCCTCACCAAGACCCTGCAGGCGTTCCTGGTGCTGCCCGGGTTCGCCCTGGTGTACCTGGTGGTGGCGCCCACCGGCCTGGGCCGCCGGATCCGCCAGCTGCTGCTGGCCGGGCTGGCCCTGGTCGTCTCGGCCGGCTGGTGGGTGACGGTCGTCGAGCTGGTGCCGGCCTCGGCCCGGCCGTACATCGGCGGCTCGCAGGACGACTCCTTCCTCTCGGTGACCTTCGGCTACAACGGCTTCGGCCGGCTGACCGGCGACGAGACCGGCAGCGTCGGCGGGGGCGGCCGCGGCGGCCCGGGCGGCGCCGGGGGCGGCCGCTGGGGCAGCACCGGCCTCACCCGGCTGTTCGACGGCGACATCGGCGGGCAGATCGCCTGGCTGCTGCCGGCCGCGCTGATCCTGCTGGTGTTCGGTCTGTGGGCCACCCGCCGCTACGCCTGGACCGACAGTGCCCGCACCGGCTTCCTGGTCTGGGGCAGCTGGCTGCTGGCCACCGCGCTGACCTTCAGCTTCATGTCCGGGATCTTCCACCAGTACTACACGGTGGCCCTCGCCCCGGCCCTGGCCGCGCTGGTCGGCATGGGCGTGGACGGCCTGTGGCGGGCCCGGAAGCGGCTCCCGTACGCGGTGCTGCTCGGCGCGGTGACCGCGCTGACCGCGGTGTGGGGGTTCGTCCTGCTCGGGCGCAGCGCCGAGTTCCTGCCGTGGCTGCGGTGGGCGGTGCTGCTGGGCGGACTGGCCGCGGGGGTGGCCCTGCCGCTGGCGGGCCGGCTCGCCGGCCGGGCGGCCGGACGGCTGGCGGTGGTGGCCGGACTGGCCGGGATCGCGGCCGGACTGGGCGGGCCGGCCGCGTACGCGGTGCAGACCGTGTCCGAGGCGCACACCGGGTCCATCGTGACGGCCGGTCCGCGGGTCGCGGGCGCCATGGGCGGCCCCGGCGGCATGGGCGGCGGCCCGGGCGGTGCGGCCGGACGCTTCCCCGGGGGCTTCCGCGACGGCGGCCAGGCGGGCGGCTTCCCCGGCGGCACGCAGGGCGGCGGGTTCCCGGGCGGTACGCAGGGCGGCCGGGGCGGCTTCCCGGGCGGCGCCCAGGACGGTATGCAGAACGGGACCGCCAACGGGATGCCGGGCTTCGGCCAGGGCGGCTCCGGCGAGCGCTCCGCCCGGGGCGGCGCGGGCGGAGCGGGCGGTGGCGGTGCGATGGGCGGCCTGCTGAACGGCGCCCGGGTCAGCACCGAGCTGGCCGACCTCCTCAAGCAGGACGCCGACTCCTACACCTGGGTCGCGGCGGCGGTCGGCTCGCAGAACCAGGCCAGCTACCAACTCGCCACCGGCAAGCCGGTGATGGCACTCGGCGGCTTCAACGGCACCGACCCCTCGCTGACCGTCGAGGGCTTCCAGCAGTACGTCTCCGAGGGCCGGATCCACTACTTCATCGCCGGCGGCGGCATGGGCGCCGGCGGCGGCATGGGCGGCGGCATGGGCGGTTCCACCCTCTCCTCCCAGATCGCCACCTGGGTCGAGGCCAACTTCACCGCCAGGACCGTGGGCAACGCCACCGTCTACGACCTGACCTCCCCGAAGGCCTCGTCGTAGTCGGCCGACCCATCAGGGGCGCGTGGAACTGCACGAAGGCGGAAGACAGCTCACCTGGAGCCCTTCCCCTCGCGCAGCTCCCCGCGCCCCGGTGCTGCGCTACTTCCCCCCGCACTGCGCCAGCATCGCCTGCTTGTCCGCCGGCCGCACCGGCAGCTCGTACTTCAACGAGACCTGCGCGAACCGCACCGCGTACGAGCACCGGACGGCCGGGTTCGCCGGCAGCCAGTCCGCCGGACCGGAGTCGCCCTTGGAGGCGTTCTGCGACCCGTCGGCCGGGATCAGGTTGAGCGGGTCGTTGGCTATCCGGGTCCGCTTGGCCTTGTCCCACTGGGCGGCGCCCTGCTGCCAGTCGTAGGAGAGCGGCATCACGTGGTCGATCTGGATCTTCGACGCCTGCTGCTTGCTCCACCCGACGGTCTTTCCGGTGTAGGGGTCGTAGATGGTCATCCCGGTGACCACGCAGGCGGAGCCGTCCTTGTGCTCCACCCTGGTACCGTCCCGGGCGAGCAGGTCGTCGCGGGTGCCGCAGTCGTTGTGGCCGAGCGGGACGCCGTCCACGTTGTCCGTCCAGGCCGGGCCGAACTGGTCGCGGTCGTACCCGGTCTTGGGGCCGGGCTCGGCGGTGCGGACCCGGCCGATCAGCTCCCGGGCGCCGCGCAGGTCGGCGTCGGCGGTGATCGGGGCGAGTCCGGGCCTGGTGCCGTCGGGGTTCTGCAGCGGGTTGGTGCCGCGGGCGGTCGGCGGGACGGCGTCGCCGGAGTCCGACCGGCCGCCGCCCCCGGTACAGGCGGTGAGGGCGAGCACGGGCAGCAGCAGGGCGGACAGGACGGCGGCGGTACGGCTGGCGCGCACGGATTCCCCCGGGGTGTGAGGCTGACGGCGCACCAGCAGAGCAGCCGTGCCGTCCGGGGGTCAAGCCGCGCGGCCCGCGCGACCGGTGGGCATGTCGAAGCTCACACCGGCGCACCGGCCGGGGAGTTCGAAGGGCCGGGTCCGGCCGCCGCTCAGCCGCCGATGGCGGACATCGGGCGGTCGGGCCGGACGAACTCCGCCGAGCCGATGTCGTGGCCGGGGCCCTTGCGGGCGATGGTGTCCCGCCAGGCCCGCTCGATCCGGTCGTCGTCGGCGCCGCCGCGCAGCAGTGCCCGCAGGTCGGACTCCCGGGTGGCGAACAGGCAGTTGCGCAGCTGGCCGTCGGCGGTGAGGCGGACCCGGTCGCAGCCGCCGCAGAACGGGCGGGTGACCGAGGCGATCACGCCGATCACGGTGGGGGTGCCGGCGATCCGCCACTCCTCGGCGGGGGCGTTGCCGTGCCGGCCGACCGGGACGAGCTGCCAGCGGCCGCCGAGGATCTCCAGGATCTCGTCCGCGGTGATCATCTTGTCGCGGTCCCAGGCCCCTTGGGCGTCCAGCGGCATGGACTCGATGAACCGCATCCGGTAGCCGTGCTCCGCGGCGAAGGCGACCAGGTCGAGGATCTCGTCCTCGTTGACCCCACGGACCGGGACGGCGTTGACCTTGACCGGGTCGAGGCCGGCGTCCCGGGCGGCGGCGAGACCGGCCAGCACGTCGGCGATCCGGTCCCGGCGGGTGATCTCGGCGTAGCGGTCGGGCCGCAGGGTGTCGAGGCTGACGTTGACCCGGTGCAGTCCGGCGGCCTTGAGGTCGCCCGCCGTCCGGGCCAGGCCGATGCCGTTGGTGGTCAGCGAGAGTTCGGGGCCGAGGCCGGTGAGCCGGGCGATCAGGCCGGGCAGGCCGCGGCGGAGCAGCGGTTCGCCGCCGGTGAGGCGGACCGAGCGGATGCCGAGTCGGTCGACGGCGATGCCGACCAGCCGGACGATCTCGTCGTCGGTGAGCACCTCGGCCTTGGGCAGCCAGTTCAGGCCCTCGGCGGGCATGCAGTAGGTGCAGCGCAGGTTGCACCGGTCGGTGAGGGAGACCCGGAGGTCGGTGTGGACCCGGCCGAAGCGGTCCACCAGGGGGTTCGGTGCGCCGTGCGCGTGCTCTGTCCTACGTGCCATGGGCCCAGTACAGGGGCCGCGGGGCGGAATCTCCAGGGGTGGAAGAGCCGGTCCGGGCCGCTGACCTGCGAGGCTGTCTTGTGTGATCGTCCAACTGCCCGCTCTTGGAACGGGGCGTCAGACTGGGCCCATGGAAGATCGGCAGCGGGACCGGCAGCTCGACCGGCAGCTCGACCGACGGCGGGTTCCGGTTCCGGCCCTCGTCCTGGCCGCCGGCGGTGGCCGGCGGCTGGGCGGACGGCCCAAGGCGCTGCTGCCCTACCGGGGACGCCCGCTGATCGAGCACGCGCTCGGGGTGGTCCGGGCGGGCGGCTGCGGTCCGGTGGTCGCGGTGCTCGGCGCGGGGGCGCCCGAGGTGCGGGAGCGGGCCGAGACCGGCGACTGCCGGCTGGTGGACAACCCCGACTGGGCCACCGGGATGGGGTCCTCGCTGCGGACCGGGCTGGCGGCCCTGCCACCCGGCTCCCCCGCGGTGCTGGTGATGCTGGTCGACACCCCCGGGGTCTCGGCGGCGGCGGTCGCCCGGCTGCTGGCCGCCTACCGGGCCGGGGCCGAGCTGGCGGCGGCCGCGTACGGCGGGCGGCGCGGCCACCCGGTACTGATCGGCGCCCGGTACTTCGCCGCGGCGGCCGCCGGAGCCGAGGGCGACGCCGGGGCCCGGGCCCTGCTCGCGGCCCACGCGGACGCCCTCACCCTGGTCGAGTGCGCGGACGTGGCCAGCCCGGACGACCTGGACACCCCCGAGGACCTGGCCCGCTGGACCCGCGCCACCACCTCGTGAGGCCCGCCTGCCGGACGACGGGCGCGAGCGGGCCGCGCGGGGTCAGGGCATGGACCAGAGCGTCAGCTCACCGGTGATGTCGTACGCCTCGGCCCGCGGGGTGAGGCCGGAGACGGTGAACATCGCCAGGTTCTTCTCGCTGGTCACCGTGCACAGCCGGGTGCCGGCGGTGAAGGTCGCGGCCAGCTCCTTCATCTTGAGCTGCCGGGCGAGCGGGTTGGCCTCCGCCGCCTCCCGGCACGCCGCCTCGGAGTCGCCCTGGCTCACCCCGGTGCCCTTGAGGAACTCCAGGTAGCCGGCGTCGCCGCTGCCCTCCAGGTACTGCATCTCGGACTTGCCGCCGTAGTTCTGGGCGGCCGGGTCCACCTTGGGGATGTCCAGGTCGACCTGGGTGTAGTTGGTCAGGCCGGCGGGGCGGATGGTCAGCGGCCTCTTCTCGAAGACCAGCTTGTAGCCCGGGGAGGGCGCCGCGCTGCGGGTGCTCTTCGCCGAGGCCGAGGCCGAACCGGAGGCACCGGGCTGCGCAGCCCCGGACTGCGCGGCCCCGGCCGAGCTCTGGGCGGCCGCGGGGGCGCTGCCCTCCGGGGGCGCGGCCGCGGCCGGCCCGCCGGTCCGCCCGCCGGTGGCGTCCCCCTTGTCCCGGGTGAGCTTCCAGGTGGCCCCGGCGATCACCACCGCGGCCGCCACCACCGTGACCAGCACCAGTCGACCCTTGCTCCGCTTCGCCCTCCCGTCCCCGTCCCCGTTCCCGAGCGCGGGCGCCGCCTGGGCGGGCCCACCGGTCGGCTGCGGAGCCCCGGTCACCTGCGGTGGTTGCGCGGGCTGCGGCGGCCGGGTCGGCCCCGGCAGGTGCGTGGTGCCGAACGCGCCGCCCACGGCGACCGGCTCGTCCACCTCGCGGACGGCCAGCTCGCGCCGGGCGATCTCGGCCGCGACCGCCTCCGGCAGCCGGCCCGCGAACTCCCGCGGCGGACGGCCGGCCGCCTTCTCACAGATCACCGCCAGCTCGGCCGCGCCCGGCCGCGCCTCGGGATCGGCGGCCAGGCAGCGCTCCAGCACCCCGCGCAGCGGCTCCGGGTACCCGCCGAGGTCCGGCGGGCGGACCGCGGTGTTGGCGATCTTGGTGGCCAGGGTGATCGCGCCGCCGTCCCCGTACGGGTGCCGGCCGGTGGCGGCCACGGCCAGCACCAGCCCGAGCGAGAACACGTCGGTGGCCGGGGTGAGCGACAGCCCCTCGGCGTGCTCGGGCGACATGTACTGCGGGGTGCCGACCAGGCCGCCGCTGCGGGTCAGCTGGGTGGCGTCCGCGGCCCGGGCGATACCGAAGTCGATCACGAACGGGCCGTCGCCGCCGAGCAGGACGTTGCTCGGCTTGAGGTCGCGGTGGATCACCCCGGCCGCGTGGATCGACCGCAGCGCCTCGGCCACGCAGCCCGCCAGCTGCAGCGCCGAGTCCACCGCCAGCGGGCCGCCCACCGCCAGCGCGGCGTCCAGCGACAGGCCGGGCACGTACGCGGTGGCCAGCCAGGGCTGGTCGCCGCCGGTGTCGTGGTCCAGGACGGGGACGATGTGGTAGCCCTGCACCTGGCGGGCCGAGCGCACCTCGTGCTCGAACCGGCGGCGGAACTCCTCGTCCTCCGCGTACTCGCGGCGGATCACCTTGAGCGCCACCGGCTGGTGGCCGCGCGTCCGGGAGAGGAAGACCGCGCCCATGCCGCCCTCGCCGATCCTGGCGAGCAGCCGGTAGCCCGCGACCTCGCGCGGGTCCTCCGGCCGCAGGGGCTTCAAGTGGTCCCTGCCGCCTGTGGTGTTGACGATGACGCCCTCCCCGGTAGCGCTGCTGGCGCGATGCTAGCGGCCGCCCGCTGCACGGCGCCGGGATTCCGCGCACCCGGTCCGTCCGGCAGCGCACCCGGTCCGTCCGTGCCCTCCCTGAAGTGCCCCTTAGCCGTCCCTGAGGATTGCCGCATTCCGCGACGGGGTCCGGTCCGATCGGCGAGGATGGAGGCGGACCTGTCCAGCCGACCCTGAACGGACGGTGCGAGTCATGCCCGCAGTGCCGCTGCCCGACGACTTCAGCGAGCCGGCACGGTTCGGCCTCGACGCTCCCGGCGCGAGCGCGATCCGCTGCCCGGCCTGCCGCCGCGAGCACCTGTACGAGCCGCCGAACCTGCCCTGCCCCTGCGGGGCCCAGCTGCGGGTGCCGCTGCTGCGCGGCGGCGTCCCGGTGCAGGTGCGGTTCCGCTCCTGGGAGGACTCCTGGCTGAGCATGCGCTGCCCGCACTGCGGCCGCAACGACCAGTGGCCGCAGCCCGAGTTCACCTGCAACTGCGGTGCCACCGTCCGGCTGCCGGTCGACCGGGCGCCGCGGCTGCAGTCCACCGGCCTGCCCGGCGGGGGGGCCGCAGCACGGCGGCCCGCACGGCCGCCCGGGTTCCGCCCGGCCGTACACCGCGGCGGTGCCGCCCACCCCGCACCCGCCCGCCCCGGAGCACCGGCTGCTGCGCCCGCCGTTCCTGCCGCAGCCGGTGCGCACCTCCGAGGACGCGGCGCTCACCGCCGCCCGCTACCTCCAGTGGCTGGGCTTCGAGGACCTGGAGCTGACGGAGGGTCAGGAGCGCGAGGCGGTGACCCTGTTGGGCTCCCGGATGGTCGCCCGGGTGGACACCTGGGCCGAGCCCGCGGACGTGAAGGCGGTCGAGTGCCTCTGGCTGGAGACCCTCCACAGCGAGGAGGTCGCCGCCGCGATGTTCACTACTTCGGGTTACTCCCGGCAGGCCCTGGTCCGGGGCGAGCAACTGCTGGTGGCGCTGTTCACGCTGGACGCCGCGGGCCTGCCGCAGCCCGCCAACGGCGCGGCGGAGGCCCTGATGGAGACCGGCTGGACGTCCTGAGCCGAGCCCTCGACGGAGGGTCGGATTCCGCAATTCAGTGCCGCTCGTGATCTGGTGCACAAGCTCGCCCCCGTGTTGAATTGCCGCCACAGCACTCCCGTTTGCTGGATGGCGCACACAAGGAGGTGGCGTTGTCGGAGCACGGAACGGCCCCGGGGGGCATGGCGGACGCCCTGTGGCGGCTGCGGTCGCGCGGGTGTTGGCAGGAGGCCGCGGACCTGCTCCGGCCACAGGCCGGACGCGACCCCTCGGCAGCCCTGACCCGGGCCGAACTCCTCATCGAACAGTGCCTGTTCACCGCCGACCACTGGGAACGGGCGGAGGACGCGCTGCGCCAGGCCGAGGCCGGCGTGGCCGGGGTGGAGCACCGCGCGGCGGCCGCCTGCGCCCGCGGGTTCCTCGCCTACGTGGCCAGCGTGCTGGGCCGGCGCGACCGGCTGGACGAGGCCCAGGCCGCCCTCGGCCGGACCTCGGCCCTGCTCCCGCCGGGCGCGCCGGGCCGCCCGCTGCTGGACTTCCGCCGCGGCCTGGTCGCCGAGAACCTGCTGCACGACCCGGGCGCCGCCTGGATCGCCTACCGCCGGGCCCACGACGCCGCCCAGCGCCGCGGGGACGGGCTGCTCTGCTCGTACACCGCGCGGCACCTGGCCGGGCTCGCCCTGGAGGACGGCGACCGGGAGCGGGCGCGGGAGGGCTTCCGGACCTCGCTGCGGCTGCGCGAGGAACTCGGCTTCACGGTCGGGGTGGCGCCGGCGCTGGCCTCGCTGGCGGAGGTGTCCGAGCCGGGGGAGGCGGCCCGGCTGCGGGCCGAGGCCTCCCGGCTGGTGCACGCGCTCGGCGGGGTGCCGGTGTGGCTGGCGCGCCGCCTGCACACCGGGCCGGCGGCGGACGCTCCCCCGGACGGGCTCGGGGTGGAGGACGCGCGGGGCGCGATCAGCTAAGGTGAGCCTAACCTGTCCGGGGGGAGCAGCGCCTCGGACAGGTCCACCTTCT
The window above is part of the Kitasatospora sp. HUAS MG31 genome. Proteins encoded here:
- a CDS encoding discoidin domain-containing protein; this translates as MRLTSARPRRIPAALLGLALLSGAVLALPDSAAHAADTLISQGRSVTASSTENAATQAAAAVDGDTGTRWASAFSDQQWLQVDLGATATISRVVLNWEAAYGKSYQIQVSQDGANWTTVHSTTTGTGGTETLNVTGTGRYVRMNGITRGTAYGYSLWEFQVFGSFGGSTPQCGTEDAARGHQATASSTENAGTPASAAVDGNAGTRWASAFSDQQWLQVDLGGSQQICQVVLNWEAAYGRSYRIQVSQDGANWTTVHSTTTGTGGTETLNVTGTGRYVRMNGTARGTAYGYSLWDFQVRTGGVPPITGGGDLGPNVLVFDPSTPGIQAKVDEVFRKQEANQFGSDRYALLFKPGTYSGINAQIGFYTSIAGLGLNPDDTTFNGDVTVDAGWFNGNATQNFWRSAENLRLRPVSGTDRWAVSQAAPFRRMHVEGGLNLSPDGYGWASGGYIADSRIDGTVGNYSQQQWYTRDSSIGGFSNAVWNQVFSGVRGAPAQSFPDPPYTTLDSTPVSREKPFLYLDGADYKVFVPAKRTNARGTSWENGGTPGGSIPLDRFYVVKPGATAATINAALAQGLNLLFTPGVHHVDRTITVNRPDTVVLGLGLATIVPDNGVTAMKVGDVDGVRLAGLLFDAGPVNSPVLLQVGPDNATADHSADPTSVQDVFVRVGGAGAGKATTGMVVNSDDTIVDHTWIWRADHGEGVGWETNRSDYGLIVRGDDVLATGLFVEHFNKYDVQWSGERGKTIFFQNEKAYDAPSQAAIQNGAVRGYAAYKVDDAVTTHEAWGLGSYCYYNVDPTIRQDHGFQAPVKPGVRFHDLLVNSLGGNGQFNHVINNVGAPTSGTSTTPSTVVSFP
- a CDS encoding alpha/beta hydrolase, with the protein product MPSLTGLPLQIIAALVAVAAFVATMKYWPRLGGQGVKPLLARLGAFFGTQLAVLAALGLVANSYFGFYSTWSDLLGLDGTPGTVVDHQPGGQAVQLKEQHALYGGSKAEQRSGMLQQVEISGARSRMTGQAYVYLPPQYFQAGYDGSRFPMALVLSGYPGSAEKLISLLKYPASALAAIEAKKLPPTVLVMMQPTLSGNRDTECMDIPDGPQVETFFTEDLPQAMASTYRITDQPSARAAIGNSTGGYCALKFALRKPESYPAAASLSGYYTAPLDPTTGDLFGGSQDLKQENDLLWRMENKPGAPVSLLLATSYNEQNYEATQQLVGAFRAPTQLSTITLDTGGHNFHTWTREIPPALEWMGKRLTPPQPAPAA
- a CDS encoding glycosyltransferase family 39 protein codes for the protein MTTTSSTPETGEPWPEAADYPPPTPPAAPAAQAAVDPLFPPAPLPEPGPKGPGSWTGRLRTLPARAWRGRPDDPRWARPALLGLLAATALLYFWNVTASGWANSFYSAAVQAGSQSWKAFFYGSSDAANFITVDKPPLSLWPMALFARVFGMNSFSVLAPQVLMGVATVGTVYAAVRRRFSPLGGLVAGAALALTPVAALMFRFNNPDALLVLLLTLAAYGLVRATETASTRWLLFTGVMFGLGFLTKTLQAFLVLPGFALVYLVVAPTGLGRRIRQLLLAGLALVVSAGWWVTVVELVPASARPYIGGSQDDSFLSVTFGYNGFGRLTGDETGSVGGGGRGGPGGAGGGRWGSTGLTRLFDGDIGGQIAWLLPAALILLVFGLWATRRYAWTDSARTGFLVWGSWLLATALTFSFMSGIFHQYYTVALAPALAALVGMGVDGLWRARKRLPYAVLLGAVTALTAVWGFVLLGRSAEFLPWLRWAVLLGGLAAGVALPLAGRLAGRAAGRLAVVAGLAGIAAGLGGPAAYAVQTVSEAHTGSIVTAGPRVAGAMGGPGGMGGGPGGAAGRFPGGFRDGGQAGGFPGGTQGGGFPGGTQGGRGGFPGGAQDGMQNGTANGMPGFGQGGSGERSARGGAGGAGGGGAMGGLLNGARVSTELADLLKQDADSYTWVAAAVGSQNQASYQLATGKPVMALGGFNGTDPSLTVEGFQQYVSEGRIHYFIAGGGMGAGGGMGGGMGGSTLSSQIATWVEANFTARTVGNATVYDLTSPKASS
- a CDS encoding HNH endonuclease family protein, which gives rise to MRASRTAAVLSALLLPVLALTACTGGGGRSDSGDAVPPTARGTNPLQNPDGTRPGLAPITADADLRGARELIGRVRTAEPGPKTGYDRDQFGPAWTDNVDGVPLGHNDCGTRDDLLARDGTRVEHKDGSACVVTGMTIYDPYTGKTVGWSKQQASKIQIDHVMPLSYDWQQGAAQWDKAKRTRIANDPLNLIPADGSQNASKGDSGPADWLPANPAVRCSYAVRFAQVSLKYELPVRPADKQAMLAQCGGK
- the moaA gene encoding GTP 3',8-cyclase MoaA encodes the protein MARRTEHAHGAPNPLVDRFGRVHTDLRVSLTDRCNLRCTYCMPAEGLNWLPKAEVLTDDEIVRLVGIAVDRLGIRSVRLTGGEPLLRRGLPGLIARLTGLGPELSLTTNGIGLARTAGDLKAAGLHRVNVSLDTLRPDRYAEITRRDRIADVLAGLAAARDAGLDPVKVNAVPVRGVNEDEILDLVAFAAEHGYRMRFIESMPLDAQGAWDRDKMITADEILEILGGRWQLVPVGRHGNAPAEEWRIAGTPTVIGVIASVTRPFCGGCDRVRLTADGQLRNCLFATRESDLRALLRGGADDDRIERAWRDTIARKGPGHDIGSAEFVRPDRPMSAIGG
- a CDS encoding nucleotidyltransferase family protein — translated: MEDRQRDRQLDRQLDRRRVPVPALVLAAGGGRRLGGRPKALLPYRGRPLIEHALGVVRAGGCGPVVAVLGAGAPEVRERAETGDCRLVDNPDWATGMGSSLRTGLAALPPGSPAVLVMLVDTPGVSAAAVARLLAAYRAGAELAAAAYGGRRGHPVLIGARYFAAAAAGAEGDAGARALLAAHADALTLVECADVASPDDLDTPEDLARWTRATTS
- a CDS encoding serine/threonine-protein kinase, whose protein sequence is MKPLRPEDPREVAGYRLLARIGEGGMGAVFLSRTRGHQPVALKVIRREYAEDEEFRRRFEHEVRSARQVQGYHIVPVLDHDTGGDQPWLATAYVPGLSLDAALAVGGPLAVDSALQLAGCVAEALRSIHAAGVIHRDLKPSNVLLGGDGPFVIDFGIARAADATQLTRSGGLVGTPQYMSPEHAEGLSLTPATDVFSLGLVLAVAATGRHPYGDGGAITLATKIANTAVRPPDLGGYPEPLRGVLERCLAADPEARPGAAELAVICEKAAGRPPREFAGRLPEAVAAEIARRELAVREVDEPVAVGGAFGTTHLPGPTRPPQPAQPPQVTGAPQPTGGPAQAAPALGNGDGDGRAKRSKGRLVLVTVVAAAVVIAGATWKLTRDKGDATGGRTGGPAAAAPPEGSAPAAAQSSAGAAQSGAAQPGASGSASASAKSTRSAAPSPGYKLVFEKRPLTIRPAGLTNYTQVDLDIPKVDPAAQNYGGKSEMQYLEGSGDAGYLEFLKGTGVSQGDSEAACREAAEANPLARQLKMKELAATFTAGTRLCTVTSEKNLAMFTVSGLTPRAEAYDITGELTLWSMP